GCGGTTTAGGTTCCTTAAGAGATGAGGCTGATGATGTTATGGTGGTAGTAGCTGGAACTTCTGCTTGCCACATGATGAACAGAAACGATTCTACCTTTATAAACGGTATATGGGGACCTTATTATAATGCTATGGTTTCTAAGATGTGGCTTAATGAAGGAGGTCAAAGTGCTTATGGAAGCTTATTAGACTATACTTTAAGAAGTCATTCCTATTATAATACTATACTAAAAGAAGTTGATGGGGTACATAATAAAATCTACGATATTTTAAATAAAGAAGTAGAAAGATTAAGAGATATAAACCCTTTTACAATCAAAGATTTAAATGTATTAGACTATCATTATGGCAACAGATCCCCTAGGGCTGATGCTAAAGCGAGGGGAATGATTGTTGGTATAGATATGGCTGAAGATTTAGAATCTATGGCGAAAATATATTGGGCTGTTATTGACAGTATTTGTTTCGGTACCAAACACATTATAGATACTTCTAGAAATAATGGCTATAAAATCAATGATATAATAGTTTGCGGCGGTTTAACTAAAAATCCTTTATATATGAAAGAATTAGCAAATATATGCAATCAAGATATTTATTTTGCAGGGCATGATGAGGCTGTTGTATTGGGAAGTGCGATTATTGCTGCTATAGCTTCTGATATATACCCTACATATAAAGAAGCTTTAAGTAATATGGGTAAGTTAGGAAATAAAGTTGAGCCTGATAATAACTTAAAAGAATACTACAATAAAAAATATGAAATATATTTAACTATGTATGAAGACAAAATAAAATATGAAGACATTATGAAAGATTTTTAGATAAATATTTATAAAATTATATTTTTTATATTACAGAAAACCTATTTTCTTTTAGGATTTAAAATAATAAAATTAGGGCAAAGTATATTAAGAACTTTAAAAATCTCAAAATTTGTTTGACATACCTAAAAAATTATAATACTATATACCATATATAGGTAAATGAA
The genomic region above belongs to Brachyspira sp. SAP_772 and contains:
- a CDS encoding FGGY-family carbohydrate kinase; its protein translation is MKYIIGVDVGSGSVRVGIFSTTGESIIFKSKNIKIRKTGNNFVEQSSMDIWESLCFVIKESIKEAKIEPKDIVSMGFDATCSLVVLDKEDKPVSVNPDNDDYWNIIMWMDHRAYEEAEFINSKDYNVLKYVGGKISVEMEMPKILWLKKNLNSSYKRIDKFFDLADFLQYKACGSSIRSSCTLGCKWTYLVHENRWDKDFLKDIGLDDLLEGDKIGSIVKEPGSLAGNLTAESARELGLHEGVKVAVGMIDAHAGGLGSLRDEADDVMVVVAGTSACHMMNRNDSTFINGIWGPYYNAMVSKMWLNEGGQSAYGSLLDYTLRSHSYYNTILKEVDGVHNKIYDILNKEVERLRDINPFTIKDLNVLDYHYGNRSPRADAKARGMIVGIDMAEDLESMAKIYWAVIDSICFGTKHIIDTSRNNGYKINDIIVCGGLTKNPLYMKELANICNQDIYFAGHDEAVVLGSAIIAAIASDIYPTYKEALSNMGKLGNKVEPDNNLKEYYNKKYEIYLTMYEDKIKYEDIMKDF